Below is a genomic region from Malassezia restricta chromosome VIII, complete sequence.
CCAGCTGAAATCGTACCACTTCGTCCCTGTCCCCCAACACCATCTTGTTGGCCCCTGGATCAGTATGGCTGACATGCCCTTCTTCAGCGTGAAGGATGCGCTGTATGCTGTTTTGGGCCTTGCGGGTCTTGCTCTGGCTCTCCCGGTGATTTTCGTCGCGCATCAGCTGCTTCTGTCGCTGTATCGCATGACCATCGGTGAGATGATTCACCCATGGAGGCATATCCCGAAGGTGAAGAGCACGGATCCTTTGAAGATTTTGTTTGGTGATTTCCGTGCTATCAAGAAGGCTGAGCCTGGTGAGCAGCACGTCAAGTGGATGAACGAGCTGGGTCCTGTGTACCGCTACCACCACACCTTCAACGTGCCGCGTGTGCTACTTGCTGACCCGAAAGCCCTGCTTCATGTTCTGAGCCCATCTCGTGCGTACCAGTACCCCAAGCCTGAGTACACGAGTACTTtcttgcgcagcgtgcTGGGTGACGGTCTTGTGTCGATCGACGGTCAGAACCATGCACGTCAGCGCAAGATTATTGCTCCTGCATTTGCTCCGAGTGTCGTGAAGGACTTTCAGCCCGCTGTGCATCGTCACGCTCACAAGCTGGTGAAGAAGCTGCAGGCTATTACGCGTCAGGAAATTGATCGCCACACGGGCAAAATCCCCAAGGATACGGAGATTACCGGTCAGGCTCCTTCGGATCGTGACGTGGCTCTGGCGCATCCCGAGAACCAGGCCGTAGTGGATGTGCTGTTTTGGCTTTCTCGTACGACGCTGGACATCATTGGCGAGATCGGCTTTGACTTTGACTTCcagtcgctcgagcatggTAACAAGGACCGTTTGGCTGGTGCGATGAACACGCTGATGGAGGCTGTGCTGAATGTGGACatggcggtggcgctgTACCTGATTCTTTCGGAGAAGCCCAGCATGAGTTGGCTGCGCAAGATCCCTACGAagcgcagcacgacgatcCACAACGCCAGGGCCATTGTGGATGAGCAAGCTGCCATCATTGtggagcgcctgcgcaaCGATATTCTGTCTGAGAACCAGGGTGTGTCGAAGGACAGCTTTGATGATGACACGTCCGGCAGGAACAAGTCGCTTGTGTCGCGCATGATTCGTGCGAACATGGCGACGGACCTCAAGGCGTCGGAGCGCATGTCGAACGAGGAATTGATGGGTCAGATGACGACGCTGATTATTGCTGGTCATGAGACGACAGCTACGCAGAACAGCTGGGCATTGTGGCTGCTCGCCATGAATCCCGACGTGCAGGAGCGTCTCCGCAaggaggtgcaggaggcgcATGCTAAGGAGATGGCTGAGCTTGACTCGCTGTCGGAGGAGGAGCGTGAGATCTACAACACGCAGCCGGTGCGTGATATTTACTCGCTGCACTACCTCGACAACGTTGTGAAGGAGTCGATCCGTATGATGCCCTCGATTCCCAGCACGATCCGTGTGGCTTTGAAGGATGATGTGGTGCCGCTTTCGCGCTCGTACAAGCGTGCTGACGGCAAGGGCACGTACAACTCGATCGTGATGCCCAAGGGCCACGAGCTCTTCATTCCTCTCAATGTGATCCAGCTCTCGAAGGACCTGTGGGGTGAGGATGCGCAAGACTTTAACCCTGACCGCTGGGACAACCTGCCCAAGAGTGTCATTGACGCCAAGCTGCCGCCGGGTCAGCTGTTTGCTTTCCTTGCTGGTCCCCGCTCGTGTGTCGGCAAGCAGACGGCCATCCTTGAGACGCTGGTTCTGTTGGCACACTTGCTACTTCACTTCCGCTTCGATGTGGTGCCTGACTGGACGCTTGTGCAGCGTCAGCAGATTGTCCGGCGTGCCTTTGTCGAGGGCCAGTGGCCGGAAGGTATCCGCATGCCGCTGATTCTGACGCCACTCAACTAAGCCGCGATCATGTAGAATGAATGGGAGGGAAAAAGTTTGTACAACGCATATCCATGGATCGACGAGGGGGTATGTGCCTACTTAGCGCTAGAGAATCCACCCGTAGACCCGAATCCACCGCTGCCGCGTGTcgtgtcgtcgagcgagtCCACTTCCTCGACATCGGGCGTTGAGATCTTCTCAATGACGAGCTGTGCAATGCGGTCGCCGGCACGGACTGTGGTGAGCGAGGTGCATACGTACACTGGAAGTCGTCGGAGCCAAAGTTGAagagcacgacgcccagcAAGCCGCGGTAGTCAGAGTCGACCACACCGGCACCCACGTCAATGCCGTGCTTCACGGCCAGGCCACTGCGGGGGGCGACACGGCCATAGTGTCCCTCAGGCAGGGCCACATGAATACCGGTCTGTACGACGGCGCGTCCGCCCTTGGGAATCACGGCATCTTCACACGCGAAAAGATCGTAGCCTGCTGCCTGTGCACTGCCACGGACAGGCAGCTTGGCGAGGGGGTAGGCAGGGTTGCGCTTTACCAGCAGGCGGACCGACATGATGGCTGAAAGAGATGGaggcgtgcggcgcgacgcgtcgcgcgtctTCGGCCGATTTACACCGTGCGCCATGCCACCCAGGCCACGTAGGCCGTTTGCATCGGAggcggcagcagcgatTCGGGGACGTGGTATACGGTCCACGATGCGGACAGCCATGACGTGAGAAACTCGAGCGTATTGTCCACGTCCCGAAGCTGCATCACCAGTAGGACCGCAGTGTGCTGCGGCTGACAGAATGCATGCAGTGTAGACAAGAGCGGGCGGTGCAAGGCGGGATTGTAGACGCAGTCCAAGCACAGGATGAGGTCGGGATAGGCTCCCTCGTAGGCTGAGAGAATATCTGTCCGTAGTCGGTCCAGCACGCGGCCAGATGCAGCCTGTACGTCAAGCCAGTCTAGTTCACGTACAGATACTTGGGCGTGTGCATGATCGTAacggccgccaccgacgtTCTTGGTGAGGAGTGGCATGTTGTCCGCGCGGTCTGTGGCGATCCAGCGGATGGGCCGCGACGACGGATGAAGCCAGCCGGGATGCGCAAACAGGCAGGCGGGCAGGACACCGGTGCCCGCGCCCAGCTCGAGCACACGGCAGGCGGAGAAGCTCTGTGCGTGAAAGAGCGAGGGCCCGGGCCATGTGCCCCAGAGCTGCTGAAGCATGTGCTCGGCAAAGAacgtgctgcagcgccatgctACGCTGCCGGTATCACCAGCGCGAGATCGCAGGGCCGTGCAGTTTTGGTGCAGCACGACTTGGATGTCCTCGGGACATGAGCGGCCTGCCTGGCTCGATATACGAAGCGTCACGCACAGCGTATCGTGTTTGCTATCGACCACGCCGAGTCCCTCGGTATTTTCCCCGCTGCGTACGTGAAGCAGGTACACTTCTTCGTCGGCGTCTTCGACGCGGTACGCATCGGGGCCCGTCAGCTGAAAGAGCCCTTGCGGTGATGATGTCATGCGCCTCGCACGGATCCAAAGGGGCCGGAGACACTTGTACTTGGGCAGCCATGTGACTGATGGGACTATGGTGCGCGTGCTTTTTCGTGTGCCTGTCTCTCGCGATgcgagctgagcgaggcAGGCAAGGAGCCCCTGGAGGCGCGTGGATCGACGACTTGGTAGTCGTGCACGGACAAAGGGTCGTTCCCCTGCAGCGGCCTACCATCCGACTGGAATGTATGGGACCGCCAatctgcgtcgtcgtcctcgtcgtcgccataCTCGCGCATATCCTGCTCGTCTTCGCTCTCTGCCTCACGCGAGCGCGCATGTCGCTGGGGCGCCGGTGCCTCTGATCGCATGCGTTTTTGGAATGCGTCGAGACGGGATAGGGTATCATGTTCGTGGCCGCGGTCCTTTTTGTAGGCTTGCAGGAGAGCGGCCAAGGAGCTCACGGAGGAGGGAGCGGGAGCCGAGGAAGTCGGTGGGCGTGGTGCCGTGAGCTCGTGCGAGGGCTGAGCCGTAGGCTCGGGCGCTGGCTCGGGCGAGGGCGTAGGCTCAGGCTCAGGCGCTGGCTCTAGCCTGGGCGGAGGCTGGGGCTTGGTGGCTGGCTTGCTCGAGAGCATAGTTGCTTTGCTGAGGCGCTTATCGTGGAGCAAATCGTGACTGCTCATGGGCTTCTTTTCAgtcacgagcggcgcatcttCTTCATCGCCAAAGCTGAGGAGCGTGGTATTCTTCTTGGGTCGTTTTCGTTGACGCTCCATGGTGCCCTGGCGCTGAGCGGCCAacgcgcgcgcttcttgctgAGCCTGACGCTCAGCTGGCGTGATTCGTGGCACGAGGTCCGTAAACGGATGGTGGATCACTTCGGCACGCAGGAGCTTGGGCGGGTATACGGGCCTGTCCGGCTCTGTCGCGGATATCTCGACGTCGGCAAGCGACAGCACATTGTAAATGGTAGAGCCTCCTACGCATCCAAAGATCGTGTACTTGTTTTGCAGCTCGGGCGTCGCGTCGAGCGTGATGAAAAACTGGCTTTCATTCGTGTTGTGTTCGCCGGTATTGGCCATCGCCACGAGGCCCCGGCGATGGAATCGGaggcgctggtggcgctCATTTTCAAATGGCGCGCCATAGAACGATTCGCCGCCGTGGCCTGTCCCGGTCGGATCGCCCGTCTGGATAATAAAGCCGGGCACGATGCGGTGCCACACACATTGATCATAGTAGCCCTCGAGGGCGAGTGCGACAAAGTTGCGGCAAGCCTTGGGCGCTTCTTTGGACCACAGCTCGATCTCAATTTCGCCCTTCGGCGTGTGTAGTAGCACCTTGCCGTCGGTCGGCGGCTCGGTCACATAGAGGGTCGACATGGCGTCCAGGCAACCTCCACTACAGCAACTAACAACGAGAGACAGGCGCCAAGCTCAGCTTGGTGCGACGGTGGAGGCGGGAGG
It encodes:
- a CDS encoding putative methyltransferase, whose amino-acid sequence is MTSSPQGLFQLTGPDAYRVEDADEEVYLLHVRSGENTEGLGVVDSKHDTLCVTLRISSQAGRSCPEDIQVVLHQNCTALRSRAGDTGSVAWRCSTFFAEHMLQQLWGTWPGPSLFHAQSFSACRVLELGAGTGVLPACLFAHPGWLHPSSRPIRWIATDRADNMPLLTKNVGGGRYDHAHAQVSVRELDWLDVQAASGRVLDRLRTDILSAYEGAYPDLILCLDCVYNPALHRPLLSTLHAFCQPQHTAVLLVMQLRDVDNTLEFLTSWLSASWTVYHVPESLLPPPMQTAYVAWVAWRTV
- a CDS encoding cytochrome p450 is translated as MADMPFFSVKDALYAVLGLAGLALALPVIFVAHQLLLSLYRMTIGEMIHPWRHIPKVKSTDPLKILFGDFRAIKKAEPGEQHVKWMNELGPVYRYHHTFNVPRVLLADPKALLHVLSPSRAYQYPKPEYTSTFLRSVLGDGLVSIDGQNHARQRKIIAPAFAPSVVKDFQPAVHRHAHKLVKKLQAITRQEIDRHTGKIPKDTEITGQAPSDRDVALAHPENQAVVDVLFWLSRTTLDIIGEIGFDFDFQSLEHGNKDRLAGAMNTLMEAVLNVDMAVALYLILSEKPSMSWLRKIPTKRSTTIHNARAIVDEQAAIIVERLRNDILSENQGVSKDSFDDDTSGRNKSLVSRMIRANMATDLKASERMSNEELMGQMTTLIIAGHETTATQNSWALWLLAMNPDVQERLRKEVQEAHAKEMAELDSLSEEEREIYNTQPVRDIYSLHYLDNVVKESIRMMPSIPSTIRVALKDDVVPLSRSYKRADGKGTYNSIVMPKGHELFIPLNVIQLSKDLWGEDAQDFNPDRWDNLPKSVIDAKLPPGQLFAFLAGPRSCVGKQTAILETLVLLAHLLLHFRFDVVPDWTLVQRQQIVRRAFVEGQWPEGIRMPLILTPLN
- a CDS encoding peptidyl-prolyl cis-trans isomerase SDCCAG10 is translated as MSTLYVTEPPTDGKVLLHTPKGEIEIELWSKEAPKACRNFVALALEGYYDQCVWHRIVPGFIIQTGDPTGTGHGGESFYGAPFENERHQRLRFHRRGLVAMANTGEHNTNESQFFITLDATPELQNKYTIFGCVGGSTIYNVLSLADVEISATEPDRPVYPPKLLRAEVIHHPFTDLVPRITPAERQAQQEARALAAQRQGTMERQRKRPKKNTTLLSFGDEEDAPLVTEKKPMSSHDLLHDKRLSKATMLSSKPATKPQPPPRLEPAPEPEPTPSPEPAPEPTAQPSHELTAPRPPTSSAPAPSSVSSLAALLQAYKKDRGHEHDTLSRLDAFQKRMRSEAPAPQRHARSREAESEDEQDMREYGDDEDDDADWRSHTFQSDGRPLQGNDPLSVHDYQVVDPRASRGSLPASLSSHRERQAHEKARAP
- a CDS encoding dUTP pyrophosphatase, with the protein product MSVRLLVKRNPAYPLAKLPVRGSAQAAGYDLFACEDAVIPKGGRAVVQTGIHVALPEGHYGRVAPRSGLAVKHGIDVGAGVVDSDYRGLLGVVLFNFGSDDFQFRAGDRIAQLVIEKISTPDVEEVDSLDDTTRGSGGFGSTGGFSSAK